CGATGGAAATGACCACAAGTTCAACACCGGCCCTTGGCATCATCCCGGCCCCAAAAATCAGGCTTTCGTGATTTCCAAAACCGATTACTTTTGCTCCGGCAAACCCACCAATCAATTTACCAAGCAATGCGAGAACTACGACAAGGAAGGCAAAGAGTCCCACTCCACCAAGTACTGAAAAGTTTACGGAAAGACCAATAAAAGCAAAGAAAATAGGAACAAAGATTCCATAAGCAACACCTGAAACCTTGCTTTGCACATCCTCTATCTTTGCAATCGGGATATTAGAAATCAATACTCCTCCGATAAAGGCACCGATTACTGCATGAAGCTGGAACAATTCCGCGAGGTATGCTGAAAAAAGGGCAACCATTACAACCGTCCCAAACACTGATTCTTTGACATGCATCCTGTGAACATAATCAAAAATAGCAGGGAATACGTAACGTCCGAGAATACCCATTATCAAAACAAAGAAGACCAATTTTGCTGTAAGTACTAAAAGCTGGATTCCGGAAGGGAACTGATTGTACTGTGCCATGGTTACAACAACTGAAAGCAGGAAAATCCCGATGATGTCATCGAATATGGCAGAAGTCAGCATCATTGAACCCGGCCGGCTTGAAAGGTAATCCATGTCAATCAGGGTTTTTACAATGACCCCAATGCTTGTGGGACTAAAAGCAACAGCCAGAAACATGCTTTCTACAAATCCAAACCCAAAGTATACACCTAGTCCAAATCCAAAGATAAAGGCCGTACCAATCTGGAAAAGGGTTGCAATGAAAGCACTTCCTGATGAAGCTCTCAGATCCTGCAAATGTACTTCCTTATACCCGGCTGTAAAAAGAAGGAAAATTGCCCCTAATTCAGCTAAAGAAGTCAGGATTTCCGTCTCTGAAAGAAGAGCAAAGCCCAATAGAATACCGGCCAGCACTTCACCAAGAATGGAAGGCATTCCTATACGTTCAAAACACTCACCCAGTAATTTGGCTACCAGAAGAATTAGAAGTATATGAAGAAGAAATTCCATCCTCAAAGACCTCTGAGTTCGTAAACCTTCTTGATAACATCTGCCTTGCAAATGATACCAACAAGATTGCCATCATCAACCACACAAAAGCGATCCATTTTGTGTTTTATCATCAAATCCGCAGCATCACACAGGGATGTATCGGACGGGACTGTAACCGGGTGGGACACCATTATGCCTCTCGCATCATCGCTGGATGATTTTACCGCCATGAGATGGGTATGATCAAGTCTTGGAGTCCTGTTGACAAGCAGGAGCTGCAAAATGAGATTTTGATCCACAACGCCGATAAAGGACCCCTTATCATCAACAACTGGGTACGTGTGAAAATGATAATTATTGAATAACTCAAATATATTCTCCACAGATTCCCCTTCGTGGATTGAGACGGGGTCTCTGGTCATGACATCCCGTACAGATACCTGTGAACATGCAACTCGGAATTTTGCTGATGGATTATCTGGATCCTTAAAGATTTCATCACTCTGCGCCGGGCACATAAAGATTCCCCCTAAAATATCTGCTTTTATTGTACAAGAAGCATTTGATTAATACAAAAGTACATGGCAAAAAAATATATGACCTCATAAAACCATGGAGTATCGGGTAATTCTTACACAATCTATTGTATAATTCTGGAGATAAGTTATGAGAACAGCTAATCCTGCTTTGAGCGATAAAGTCTTTCAGGGATACACTACAGCTACTGAGAAAATGACTTTGTCGGGAACAGTGAAT
This genomic stretch from Methanohalophilus levihalophilus harbors:
- a CDS encoding cation:proton antiporter, coding for MEFLLHILLILLVAKLLGECFERIGMPSILGEVLAGILLGFALLSETEILTSLAELGAIFLLFTAGYKEVHLQDLRASSGSAFIATLFQIGTAFIFGFGLGVYFGFGFVESMFLAVAFSPTSIGVIVKTLIDMDYLSSRPGSMMLTSAIFDDIIGIFLLSVVVTMAQYNQFPSGIQLLVLTAKLVFFVLIMGILGRYVFPAIFDYVHRMHVKESVFGTVVMVALFSAYLAELFQLHAVIGAFIGGVLISNIPIAKIEDVQSKVSGVAYGIFVPIFFAFIGLSVNFSVLGGVGLFAFLVVVLALLGKLIGGFAGAKVIGFGNHESLIFGAGMMPRAGVELVVISIGKNLGLITDEVFSAVVVMVAVSIFISPILLKTLIRKKQGQDYVS
- a CDS encoding CBS domain-containing protein, with the translated sequence MCPAQSDEIFKDPDNPSAKFRVACSQVSVRDVMTRDPVSIHEGESVENIFELFNNYHFHTYPVVDDKGSFIGVVDQNLILQLLLVNRTPRLDHTHLMAVKSSSDDARGIMVSHPVTVPSDTSLCDAADLMIKHKMDRFCVVDDGNLVGIICKADVIKKVYELRGL